The Procambarus clarkii isolate CNS0578487 chromosome 50, FALCON_Pclarkii_2.0, whole genome shotgun sequence sequence ttccttggttagaatttctacattgcggtgaggatttttggacagttctttaagtataattccaagatcataggcagcattatgggaaaatgtggtcaagtatctacgagcatttttacattgtaaattgcaacgagcacaataagcacctaagtaattattttcctgaatagcatgattatgatgtctatgtttatctttcttattcttgaaagtttgatgacacaattgacacgtattttggctttgaaacattctttcctgttctctagacaagttcttagggaagttggggagctgagcatgaatagctttccatgaggcttctagctttgTAATAAAATGATTGACAGCGTCTGGGCCTACGTATGAATACGTATCTACgacattgaattccctgtctaaaatcatgtaagcataagcaattgctttatgcttacattccaccatgcctctaggattttgacggtctaatagacattcaaaatcgtaataggcggtgtgagttgggctataggtcctaccgtaatttttaaaactgattttatcATTAGTGTTATAGAAtgaaaatacttgggatacagtgcatgactcttcgtgagcctgaatttcatctaagggAGCATGCAAAAGACAAATTTTGCAGAATTTATGAGTGTTAGGAATCCTTTCAGAATGGTGGTTAATActctttacaaatttatcaaagtccttgatcagacagagatgcttgccttctaataacaacaaaggaactttatcggcatacttttcctggcttttcctagctaaactaagatagtatctgttactttcatgagttattgtataaatataaatagtaattttgttaagcttctctattttcttaaggttatcaaatgatacggggaatctgatttcatctgcccatactacgaatcttctacaccatcgaAGGTTTTTGTAACACTTTCTAACGTTTTTTATAGTCCTGCCCAATGCTAAGTTTTTATACGCGGCaatgcactgtaacaaacactcatctccttcactttcaggattaaatactgattctttaccccttaattttgcaggatatggtacgtaagatccaaggtgcatagggtggcgaatatacgaaaaattaatggcaaagcctgacatggaatgaattcctaaacttgaggattggacattttttaggcattcgtcaattttagcagacatttcgtcaacccatgaatttacGAGAACTTCAACCTCTTCCTGTGTAACAATCTGAGTTTCgcctctaattgaaaatacttcgtctaatatttcatattgatcgtcggcatgattaagtttttgcaaaattaggcttacatcagggtaaatgtgaaatgagggagggaattcttcctgtatttgtctgaactgattgtctatatattctataaaaaattccctatacctatttatatatacGCTGGGGTCAGCGTCTAAATGTCTGGGAATGGAGAACGAATGTCTCGAGAAAGAACCTTCGAAATGGTTAATGACTTCTAACACTTGCGGAACAACGTTATCTAAGttaagtacctctggggaatctggagcgttgacttcttcatctgatatgtcgtgaacagggggttgattgtcttcttcttcttcatctgaagatgcatgctggttgccgtctggtgcatcttcttctagctcctgggacagctggggttgactgcgtacaggtgtgctccactcagagggttgggttgaatccaggggcgattctgtaatataatattagcaatgaataaacattaagaggaaaacaaATTTGAAGCATTAAGAGGATTTGAAAACCGTAATGGAAAATATCGTGTAAATAAGAGGAATTATTAAAAGGGAAAGCAAAAAGTCTAAATAAGAggaaaactgaattacagataaataataataatacttacgagctgggatgttgattccaccaagtatgagattctcttgatcacgaataggaactcctgtaatggaaatatttttgtatgagtacttattacttgtttatacacttgttaaaatatacaattattaactttttaaattacgaaaattattgtgaaaacgtacggttatttatgatgcgacggcgtttgggtggaggttcaatgacgtttctggcttcggtgggaggttcccggttaacggagaaacgacagtatgggcaggaagtagaaccatgaactgaaatgaaaataatatatataaattgactgtctgtatgcatgtatgtgtgtttcggatatatattttctttgaaagtttattgaatgtgcgagaaaaagcggtacttacgatttgcacaatagagttgcccacagctggtacaggttacgtcaaaatgtccaggcggtgtaggcccgttgcatcctatacagtatagtctgcattcttgaagagcgttgatggacatttcacctagacatgttaaacatcgtgtttgacacacatgaacgatttcgttgttgataggagacaggcacagaggacacactgacactgacatgatgatatgactagactgggggaaccttgtgaacaggatgaagattgaatgcagactgaaagtgtaggcctctgagactttggcgatctgaggggcccctgaatgagcgtaataacgatagtgcgcccctgagtgagcgtttggctgttttattaatagcgagaatgattggcgaatactgggaataaactcttttattataaattgtgtaaactaagaattagatgactaaataaattataaataaataaataagttttattaacgcttaatgtatatatatatatataaattattacggtggcgaatgccgacaatgactggtggatgtctggggcaggtaatcaggtgatgattgcctcgggcagatagcctggggcaggtagctggggccagcttagatagtctgtGAGccagtttcagtattaaaggtttcattgagatgcttcggttgatttgtataaaactgactggttaatgaaaaaaggaataaaatattagtatgtcagaaaataggaagagggaataatatgaagataagataagattaagagccgactggctggctgggcgcaaagtaaataaaggtgacgcgagagattgcgaggtaaggggggagggaggggggtgtgatgtacgaaaccctgaaaaccatgacttacacaggtgattttctaaatttatatgaataactaaggcttacatagacgattttgtaagttgaaaacatgtaaaatatgtccgtagagttctcctggaagccctaaagagctacatacgttccccgttacttgaatttgtcccataaggccttaacaaacttctatgtctcggaaattatttttctcataagaactttaacaaactcgtatgacattatttttcattataagaattccctaattccaaatctgtgaccccccaaattcacctgaaaaccctggcaacGCACAGACCCCTTTTTTCCCccccccaaattcgcctgaaaaccctggcaacGTACAGGGGAATttttctccccccaaaaaaaattcccctgtgcgTTGCCAACCCTACTACTAACCACGCCcttcaaccacaccccacaaccacaccccacaaccacaccccacaaccacaccctgtaaccatactccacaactacaccccacaaccacaccccacaaccacacccccacaaccacaccctacaaccacagcctacaaccaaaccccacaaccacacccaacaaccacactgcacaaccacatcctacaaccacaacccacaaccacactatacaacaacaccacaaaacctttacctacaaccacaccccacaaccacaccccacaaccacaccctacaaccacaccccacaaccacaccctacaaccacaccccacaaccacaacccacaaccacaccccacaaccacacccccacaaccacaccctacaaccacagcctacaaccaaaccccacaaccacacccaacaaccacaccgcacaaccacatcctacaaccacaacccacaaccacactatacaacaacaccacaaaaccttaacctacaaccacaccccacaaccacaccccacaaccacaccctacaaccacaccccacaaccacaccctacaaccacaccccacaaccacaacccacaaccacaccctacaaccacatcctaaaaccacataccacaaccacaccccacaactgtaccacacaaccacaccctacaaccacaccccacaaccacacaccataaccacaccctacaaccacatccaaaaccacaccccacaaccacaccccaaaaccataccccacaaacacaccctacaatcacaccccacatccacaccacacaaacacaccccacaaccataccctacaaacacatcccacaaccacaccccacaaccacaccccacaacgacaccctacaacctcacctcacaaccacgccccacaaccacaccccacaaccacaccccacaaccactcaccacaaccacaccccacaaccaaaccccacaaccacaccacaacaccttagcccacaaccacacccaacaacaacaacactccacaaccacaccccacaaccacacaccacaaccacaccccacaactagtccccacaaccacaccccacaactacaccctacAGCCACattccaaaaccacaccccacaaccaaacctcaccaccacactctacaaccacactCAAGAACCAcaccaccttaacccacaaccacaccccacaatcacacctcaaaaccataccccaaaaccacaccccacaaccacaccccacaattacaccccacaactactaccacaaccacaccccacaaccacaccctacaaccacaccctacaaccacatcccaaaacctcactccacaaccacaccccacaaccacaccccacaaccacaccttacccaccacaccccatatccacacccgacaaccacacaccacaaccacacctcacaaccacatcccacaaccacaccctacaaccacaccctacaaccacactccacaccctacaaccacatcctacaacctcaccctacatccacactccacaaccacaccctacacccacactctacaaccacaccccaccaccacacaccacaaccacaccccacaaccacaccccacaacgacaccccgcaaccacaccctacaaccacaccctacaaccacaacccacaacctcaccctacaaccacaccctacaaccacacccccaaaaccacaccccacaaccacaccccaccaccacaccccacaaccacaccccacaaccacaccctacaacctcacactacaaccacactccacaaccacaccctacaaccacaccctagaaccacaccccaccaccacacaccagaaccacacccaacaaccacaccccacaaccacaccccacaaacacaccccacagtcACACCCTACAAACACACCCTGCAACCAGACCCCACTACTactcccacaaccacatcccacaacaactcctcacaaccacaccccacaacaacacctcacaaccacaccccacaacctcactctacaaccaaaccccacaaccacaccaataaccacacccgacaaccacaccccacaaccacacacataaccacactatacaaccacaccacaacaccttaacccacaaccacacccaacaacaacactccacaagcacatcccaaaccacacctaacaaccacaccacaacaccttaaccctcaaccacaccccacaaccacacctaacaaccacaccccacaccactttccacaaccacaccccacaaccaaaccccacaaccacaccccacaaccacaccccacaatcacaccccgcaaccagtccccactactactcccacaaccacaccccacaacaacacctcacaaccacaccccacaacaacacctcacaaccacaccccataacaacacctcacaaccacaccccacaacctcactctacaaccacactccacaaccacaccaataACCACGCccgacaaccacaccacaacaccttaacccacaaccacacccaacaacaacactccacaagcacatcccaaaccacacctaaccaccacaccacaacaccttaaccctcaaccacaccccacaaccacacctaacaaccacaccccacaccactttccacaaccacaccccacaaccaaaccccacaaccacaccccataacctcaccctcaaccataccccacaaccgcaccccacaacctcaccccacaaccacaccccacaacctcaccctcacaaaaacaccccacaaccacaccccacaaccatccaacacaaccacaccctacaaccacaccccacaaccataccctacaacaacatcccacaaccacaccccccaaccacacccccacaaccacaccctacaaccacagcctacaaccaaaccccacaaccacacccaacaaccacaccgcacaaccacatcctacaaccacaccccacaaccaccctatacaaccacactatacaaccacaccacaaaacttaacccacaaccacacacaacaacaaaactctttaaccacaccacacaaccacaccccacaaccacacccaacaaccacaccccacaaccactttccacaaccacaccccacaaccaatccccaaaaccacaccctataaccatactccacaactacaccccacaaccacaccccacatccacacccccacaactacacccaacaaccacaccgcataaccacatcctacaaccacaccccactaccacaccccacaaccacactatacaaccacaccacaaaaccttaacccacaaccacacacaacaacaacactctttatccacaccccaaaaccacaccccacaaccacaccccacaaccacaccccacacccacaccctgcaaccacaccccacaaccactccgcacaaccacaccccacaaccacaccctacaaccacatcccaaaaccacataccacaaccacaccccacaactataccatacaaccacaccacacaaccataccacaacactttcatccacaaccacatcccacatccacacctcacacccaacactcacaactataccccacaacaacaccccacaactacacaccataaccacaccctacaaccacatcccaaaccacaccccacaaccacaccccaaaccataccccacaaacacacccaacaataacaccccacatccacaccaccccacaaccacaccccacaacaacaccccacaacgataccctacaacctcacctcacaaccacgccccacaaccacgacccacaaccacaccccacaaccacaccccacaaccacaccctataaccatacttcacaattacaccccacaaccacacccccacaaccacaccctacaaccacagccttcaaccaaaccccacaaccacacccaacaaccacaccgcacaaccacatcctacaaccacaccccacaaccacaccccacaaccttactatacaaccacaccctacaaccacaccccacaaacccaccctacaaccacacccttcaaccacaccccacaaccacaccccacaaccacaccccacaaccacaccctacaaccacaccccacaaccacaccccaaaaccacaccccacaaccacaccctacaaccacaccttacaaccacaccccatatccacacctcacaaccacaccccacaaccacaccctacaaccacaccccacaaccacaccccacaaccacaccccacaaacacaccctacaaccacatcccaaaacaacataccacaaccacaccccacaactatacaacacaaccacaccctacaaccacatcccacaaccataccacaacactttcaaccacaaccacatcccacaaccacacctcacaccccgcaaccacaccctacaaccaaaccccacaaccaaaccacaaCACCTTAATTCACAACcaaaccctacaaccacacctcacaaccacaccccacaaccacaccccacaaccacaccccacaaccacaccccacaaccacaccccacaaccacaccccacaaccacaccccacaaacacaccacacaaccacacattacaacacccctcaaccacacctcactaccacacctaacaaccacaccCCCCAAACCACACGCcacgatagcgcgcaggactcgtaattctgtggcgcgggttcgcaaataggtacctgggagttagttagtcacgggctgcttcctggtgtgtgtgtgtgtgtgtgtgtgtgtgtgtgtgtgtgtgtgtgtgtgtgtgtgtgtgtgtgtgtgtgtgtgtgtgtgtgtgtgtgtgtgtgtgtgtgtgtgtgtgtgtgtgtgtgtgtgtgtttactagttgtgtttttgcgggggttgagctttgctctttcggcccgcatctcaactgtcaatcaactgtttactactactttttttttttttttttttccccacaccacacccacacaccccaggaagcaggccgtgacagctgactaactcccaggtgcctatttactgctaggtaacaggggcacttagggtgaaagaaactttgcccatttgtttctgcctcgtgcgggaatcgagcccgcgccacagaattacgagccctgcgcgctatccaccaggctacgaggcccccactcgtagtgtgtgtgtgtgtgtgtgtgtgtgtgtgtgtgtgtgtgtgtgtgtgtgtgtgtgtgtgtgtgtgtgtgtgtgtgtgtgtgtgtgtgtgtgtgtgtgcgtgtgtgtgtgtgtgtgtgtgtgtgtgtgtgtgtgtgtgtgtgtgtgtgtgtgtgtgtgtgtgtgtgtgtgtgtgtgtgtgtgtgtgtgcgtgtgtgtgtgtgtgtgtgtgtgtgtgtgtgtgtgtgtgtgtgtgtgtgtgtgtgtgtgtgtgtgtgtgtgtgtgtgtgtgtgtgtgtgtgtgtgtgtgtgtgtgcgtgtgtgtgtgtgtgtgtgtgtgtgtgtgtgtgtgtgtgtgtgtgtgtgtgtgtgtgtgtgtgtgtgtgtgtgtactcacctagttgtactcacctagttgtgtctgcaggatcgagcattgactcttggatcccgcctttcgagcatcggttgtttacagcaatgactcctgtcctatttccctatcatacctggttttaaaattatgaatagtatttgcttccacaacctgttcctgaagtgcattccatttccccactactctcacgctaaaagaaaacttcctaacatctctgtgactcatctgagtttcaagcttccatccatgtcctctcgttctgttactattccgtgtgaacatttcgtctatgtccactctgtcaattcctctgagtatcttatacgttcctatcatgtcccccctctcccttcttctttctagtgtcgtaaggcacaattccctcaggcgctcttcataccccatccctcgtagctctgggacgagtctcgttgcaaacctctgaactttttccagtttcattatatgtttcttcagatggggactccatgatgaggcggcatactctaagactggccttacgtaggcagtgtaaagcgccctaaatgcctccttacttaggtttctgaatgatgttctaacttttgccagtgtagagtacgctgctgtcgttatcctattaatatgtgcctcaggagatagattaggtgttacgtccacccccaggtctctttcacgcgtcgttacaggtaggctgttccccttcattgtgtactgtccctttggtctcctatctcctagtcccatttccataactttacatttgctcgtgttgacttctagtagccatttctctgaccatctctgcaatctgttcaggtcctcttggaggatcctgcaatcctcatctgtcacaactcttctcatcaactttgcatcatccgcaaacatcgacatgtaggactctacgcctgtaaacatgtcgttaacatatacaagaaatagaattggtcccagcaccgatccttgtggtactccacttgttactgttcgccagtccgacttctcgccccttaccgtaactctttggctccttcctgttaggtagttccttatccattctaggacctttccccccacccccgcctgcctctcgagcttgaacagcagtctcatgtgcggtactgtatcaaaggctttttggcagtccagaaatatgcagtctgcccaaccatctctgtcctgtcttatcctcgttattttatcatagaattccagaaggtttgttaggcacgatttccctgtccagaacccatgttgatgtttgttcacaaacctaatgttctccaggtgtgcaaccagtcgcagcctaattattctttccagtattatacaggggatgcttgtcagtgatacaggtctgtagttaagtgcctcctccctatctcctttcttgaagatcggcacgacatttgccttcttccagcaactgggcaattctcctgacataagtgactcattaaagatcattgccagaggcacgctgagggcctgtgctgcttcttttagtatccacggtgatactttgtctggtccaactgctttagttgcatctagagttgtcaactgtttcattacctcctctgctgtcacctctatatctgatagtctttcatctagggtaaccccttccaacaatgggagctgctcaggctcggtagtgaacactccatggaaactggcattcagtgcctcgcagatttccttgtcactttcagtatatgccccctctgtcttccttagtcttgtcacttggtcgttcaccgacatttttcttcttatatgactgtgtagtaacttgggttgttttttcgctttgattgcaatatcgttctcatagtccctttccgatgttcgtcttatgttaatgtaatcgttcctagctctgttgtatctgcttctgttgtcctctgttctttgtcttctgtacttcctccactcccgtctgctggccatttttgcttcctgacactgtctattaaaccatgggttattatattccttcttattttttccctttaccgttggtataaatctctcttcggcctcctggcatttctgtatgactaggtccatcatatcttggactgtttttcctctaatttcttcctcccactgcacttcacccagatagtcccttatcctcatatagtcccctttcctgtagtcagctctcctttcccagatctcttgtcccatggtcataagtttgaattccatcatgtagtcaaagactaggacacaatggtcactggcccctagaggtatttcatgctctaaattctcgatatcttctacgttctgggtgaaaatcaggtctaataggctcggtgcatctcctcctctttcccttgtgtcttccttcacatgttgtgtcaggaaattcctgtctacaacatctactaattttgctccccacgtttcgtcccctccatggggattccttgattcccaatttatctctccatgatttaggtcccccatgatcagcagcttcgctctcattctgtgggctagtgttgctgccttctgcagttcatctatacatgctttgttgttgtcatcatactcctgcctgggtcttctactgtttggtgggggattgtagattaccaggatcacaatcttcctcccatctactgtcagagttccatgtatgaagcttgtgcactcattggtaactcgatttcccaggtcttcaaacttccatttccgctttattaggagtgctactccccttccctgtctctgtgtcctctcttttcgtatcacctggtacccttcaggaaagattgcatctgagatcatgtcattaattttagtttccacaa is a genomic window containing:
- the LOC138351743 gene encoding uncharacterized protein: MSINALQECRLYCIGCNGPTPPGHFDVTCTSCGQLYCANLHGSTSCPYCRFSVNREPPTEARNVIEPPPKRRRIINNRVPIRDQENLILGGINIPAQSPLDSTQPSEWSTPVRSQPQLSQELEEDAPDGNQHASSDEEEEDNQPPVHDISDEEVNAPDSPEVLNLDNVVPQVLEVINHFEGSFSRHSFSIPRHLDADPSVYINRYREFFIEYIDNQFRQIQEEFPPSFHIYPDVSLILQKLNHADDQYEILDEVFSIRGETQIVTQEEVEVLVNSWVDEMSAKIDECLKNVQSSSLGIHSMSGFAINFSYIRHPMHLGSYVPYPAKLRGKESVFNPESEGDECLLQCIAAYKNLALGRTIKNVRKCYKNLRWCRRFVVWADEIRFPVKTNGFGNYQLNPFAVVGTTSATIHHSGTLLESND